The Neodiprion lecontei isolate iyNeoLeco1 chromosome 6, iyNeoLeco1.1, whole genome shotgun sequence sequence ACTTTCTTATCTCCGCATTCcagtagaaaaattataaaagcaTATTATTAGTCACATGTCGATGAAGTAGAATTGCTTATGTTTTGTTACTTCGGATAGAGATTATTGTTCAGCTTGCGATGGGATAATGTGGAGGCATAGTTTAGTTGAGAAGCGATTCGTTGGAAGGAGACGATTACGCACGCTAGATTCCATGTATTCCATACGGCGTTTTGTTCTTTTATTGATTGCTAATGTTGTGCTTAATTAAGGCTCGACTGCGTGAATTTTTTGCAACGATGTTGACGCCAATGCAGTTTCTTTCTGATTCAAGCACGCGTTAATTAGGTTCGTACATAGATAACCGTTATAATTATTCCGTCGAGGGGCATGAATGAAGGAATTTTGCCCTTGCCCGCACATCATTAATTTAATGCTGCACCCCGCAATGAACTATTCCATTCTcgataacgataacaataattgaaaCGTATTTAATCTTGTAACTCTCATTCGTATTCGGAAACTTTacgatttgtttttatttttttcaatttttatccgattcaCACGTTCGGCAAATAAGTTTTAAGTTCCCAACGGCATTGTTTACCgaacatattatatgtatgtatattccATAAGCTAGTGCGGTGATAATTAAGTTGTATATCTCGTAACAgatatattcattattttctgtGAAAACTATTCAACACTGTAAGATCCTGCTTGATAAATACAACTGAAGTCGTAAACAGTATTTTTGGGAGCAAATAATCCGGTTCAATTCAAAATCGTACAAACAAAGTACAGAAATAAATTACACAGTTCTTTGTGCAATAGAGTCGTATTATTTAACATCCTACAATTATGATGGTGTTTAGGTAATACATACTACGTACATGGTTATATATCTatctataaataaatgacATAGTACAGAATAACGGTACAAGTTGTAAGCGTGTAATACGTGCAATTGCCGCACTGTCGTCACTCGTTATAAGGATCTCTCTAATTGTAAGCTCGATGACAGTGCTTTCAAAGTTCAAAACCGTGTTGTCCAATCGTACATCTCGCGTACGCAGTTCATACCTGAGTTGAATACATCACCGATTCGACACACACTTAGGTATATACGATATCCGGTAGTAGTAgttagtagtagtagtagcagTAATAGCAGTAGTAGTAAGTAGTTGAGCGAGCCGTATCATTTACAGCATATCGCAGTAGCTCCGGTTAATCTGCGCTCATAAATACACGGTTCATTTGCACAAATGTCTAGATAAAAGAGCATTTGTCACGATATCGGGTTGGAGTTAAACGTGGATTACAATTGTACATCTCTagtcaattttcaaagatcGGGGAAAACTCGGTGATAAAAACTTTATAGCTCTTGAAGAGCACGCTACCTAACCCAGTGCGTTGCAGTCGTCAAAGCTGCGAAGAATCTATTCCGACGCTACTCCCACTCGGAATAATAATTCTGATTAAAAGTCTCTCGGCATCTCGAGAATCTCACACACGCAATTGGAACTTCGTGAGAGTTCGGAGCTCTTCGGTAATCCTCGGTACGTGTTTTCGGTGTTCGAACGAATCTGCCGCGTGTGGCTGACATTTGTCGCagtgtgaccgtcgtagcctCTGGTTAGGCGTAGAGCGAACACTTGTAACTCAGGGTCTTGTGTAAACATTGGTGCAAACCGCTGGGAACACGATTATTGTACGGACGCACGTGATGGTGGTGACATAGCGATGAGATAAACCTTCTCCCAATATTAAACGGGAATTAAAAGCGCTTGAAAGCTCGAAATTGCTCTGCGCGTGCCCTGCAGTGTATTGGATCACAATTGTGCCCTATTAGAATGCGTTTCGTGGCGCCAGAATTGAACTCCACCCAGTGTCACCGTCAAGCCAGTCACTCCCGGCAGGATCTCGACTGCTCTACAGTTACGGGGAATCGGGAATCAGAAAATTGACGGTGAGTTTGATCTTTACTCATAGCCGTCATTGTTCAGCAAAGTTTTCACTGCTTGGGTGAaagttttgcaaaatttttggctGAATATTTTTGCTGTGGTTATAACCGTGGTTCTCTATTTGATTTTGTCTTCCATCGAGATCGAGGATTTGcatattacaatttttatacgcaATTTACTCAGTGGCGAGTCTTTCTAACAGTAACTTTGCGTATGGATAGGATGCGACgaagctgaagctagcagGTAAAGTTAGCAGGCGAACATGTTAAACTTTTtggaattagaaaaattcacttGAGTTTTATCCTCATAAGTCTATAAAAGTAACGGGGATTCAAGGTACTTcacaaaatttgtatttttggacttcattattttattcgaatgAACATTAAAACATTTGCCTGCAAATTatggctgctagcttcagtTTCATTAAGATGTCCATTTGCACCtagtataaatattatttaacatTTAACAATGATCTGAAGGTCGATGGCCATTGCCCCCGTACGTATTATCTTATCACGATAATTCGATTGCGCGGATGTGTATTAAGACGAAAGAACACACGCACAGTGGATATTatgatgtgaaatttttcaagttatcaGTAACAATGCGATTCCCCTACTCGGAAAATTACATCGCGTGCAGTGAGGCAATGAACACGTTTTGcgataattttaaaaattgaagacaGACAACCGAGCCACTGAAGGCCAGATTTTAATATGCTGTGTGCACTTGACTTCAAATTCGCGCCAATAATCTACATCTTTGAGACGCTGCATGTAAGTTTTTTCAGTCGAACTGTACTCAGTAGGGTGAAGTAAACTTTCTCGCTACTACCTGAAGTCACATAAGTACCATCCGTagacaaaatttttaacaaaccTTGTGATTCGCGGGTCTCATTTGAGTACTGAAAGGTAAGGAAATCTCGTTCTCGTTACTTGTGTAAGTCATGCATAGTCTCGTTCTTCTTAACATCGTTAGACGCAACGAGCACTACGTCAGGCAAGTTGATACCAATTGTGcctaacttttttcttctgtatTGTAAGTGATTGGAGAACGGTCAGGCATTAGGGTAGACCGAGGTTGAATAGCTACCCtgagaaaaaagaggaaatatAATTctacatcattttttatttgataatcTCCAGAATACACACACCGTCACTTTTACTCGATGAAATGCTAAAAAGTCAATCGAAACCGCGTGAAATGGACACCACAAATTTTATACAAGAGACGTGAAATTAAACTATCGTTATTACTGATATACTTATTTCGTCACTcacttttataaaaaatcaataaaaattactaaTTATAAGGAATAAACCGAAACTTAGATTCAATGTTGTGTTGAAAATAgatgaaaacaaataaatgaaagtaTAAAGCATCAGGCGTAGGTTGAGATGAAATTAAGGATTATCATTTCGGCATAGTgacatttaatttcattaccAATTTAATGTCATTATGGGAATATATTACAGGAAAATGGCCAGGTTTAAGTTGAATTACAGTCAGCTGCCGGTGAAGGCgcacttcttcttcttcatggCCGGTACGTAAAATCGGATAAGTATGTGATCGTGATCGATAGCCATTTTTAAAATCCTCTGGTGTTCTGTTTCAGCGATGGGACCGATCTTACCGTTTCTACCGGTTTACGGAAAACAGTTAGGTGTATCGCCGGTAGTGATGGGCAGCATAACTGCTATTCTGCCGATTTTGTTTATGATAGCAAAGCCGATGTTTGGTCTGCTCGTTGACTACTTCCGCTCTTGCCGGAAGGTACTCTTCATCGCTCTGCTTACAGCGACCAGCTTGGCTTTCATGTTTCTACATTTCCTCCCTAGCCTACCGGGGCCCATTTTACCCGAAGATCATGCTTTCCGGGGAGTTTCCTGTTCGACAATGGACGCATGCAATTTCCAGGTTTACGACAAGCGAATACCATTACACTTACGATTAAATCTCGTCCTATAATCCCGACTTTTAAGTACCTGCATACTCATCGGACCAAGTTTTGGTATATTCCAGGAAATCGAAATACCAGAGACCTGTTTTTCCGGACGAATTATCAACTGCAACTGGACTTGTTCAGACAGTTTCAGTTTCACTCAGCCGATCTACTTCGCCGGCGATCACAGAGGGAATTTATCCCGAAGTTCAACCTGTTTGGCAAGTAAACGGGTCAATGTTGATTATATTAGTTCCGAACGTCAgaacgaaacgaaaattgATTGCACTACGATCGAAAATTTCGATCGCGACATTTGTAACGTAACTTGCGAACGACTGGAGGAGAATCTCGAGTTGTCAAGCTGTCTTTACACCTCGGCAACGTTTTGGGGATTCGTGCTTCTCATGTCCCTCGGGAATATCGGCTTCAACATCTCCAACTGCGTCAGCGATGCAATCTGCTTTGACGTTCTcggcaagtttttttttcttcttcttttatgATTTTATATTACGCACGAACTCGCAGCTATTGCACATGTTTGTTCGATGATTGcaatgatattttaatcaaACTAAGCGTGATGTTCGTAACGTTAGTAAAAGATTCAAGTCGTAGAGCTGCAGCAAGTGCACATATCATGTGACAAACACCAGTGTACCTACAGTGTTTCTTTCTTCCAGTATTTAGATTTGACAAAACGCgggaataattattatacctaacGTTGAAATACGGATCTCACGTTTCCTTATGCAcgcgtttcttttcttttttttatagggGATGACGGACAGATGGGATATGGAAGGCAAAGGGTATGGGGAACGATTGGATTTGGTGTCGCAGCGTTTCTCGCTGGATTTGCCGTGGATGCGTGGTCTCAGGGTCAGACCAAAGTTTACACACCCGCCTTTAtcctcatttttattttcacctgcTTGGACCTTGCTTGCTGTGTCAAGTTGGAGGTGAGTTTTGTGGCGAATAACTAAATTATCTAACTAACAGACCGAATTTCAGCTCCTTGTTACAGAAATAGACTTTTAATCACTTGATTCGAAAGGaagtctcgaaaaatttgGACCACCTTCTTTTTCCATGGATAATCAGTTTCCAATCAATGTATAATGCTAACGCAATTGAGGCAATACTCTTACAATTAGGAAAATCACGAGATTTATATGTACAACAATTATTGCCAATGTACGAGGGTACAAAGTGTGTCGAGATGTATTGCATAACAGTCATGTCTTGACTTGTCACAATCAACTTTATCAGAGTTGATACATCGTATCAACGTTGTAACAACACTAACCAAACAAAACCTTTGTAATCGTGTAAAATGATTTGCATTGTCTTTTATTGCAGCTACCAATCATGTCCAAATCGGAGAACATCTTAAATGACGTATGGAAGCTATTGCGTCATAAGCCAATTGCGATATTTTTGTGCTTTGCAACTCTGGCTGGAATTCTCGACAGTTTTGTCATATACTTTTTATTCTGGTCAGTACGAAAGTCTTGAATATTTAACTTTTAATTCTAGCCATCGCATTTTGAAGACCAGATCTATCCGTATCATTATTGTATCTTATTGtgtaatttatattacatCTTGATTGCTGAAATTTTCGTCACTCTTTGTAAAATGTACATTCCTAAATACTAAGTGATACTAATGTCTACAGTGACGTTAAACAGGTATGTCGAGGATCTAGCAGAGACAACGGGTGACATGGGACAGATAAAACTGATCGAGGGTTTGATTGTAGCTGCTGAAACTTTGGGAGGAGAAGTTATCTTCTTTTCCCTGTCTGGTGAGATTTTGCACCGTTTGTTTATAAGTTCTCAACTTCACTTTTATCTTGTCGTGTTTTCCTTGTAACACAACACCGTTGTACGCTGCAGGTGcaatattgaagaaaatcgGGTTCGGGTACAGTTTTGTATTCTGTTTCTGCTGCTACTCGCTTCGACTGGGTCTCATCTCCCTGGCACCGACTCCTTGGTGGATACTTCCAATCGAGTTTTTCATGCAGGGCCCGACTTACGCTCTCTGCTACACGACTATAGTCGCTTATGCAAGCGTCGTATCGCCCCCGGGAACCTCTGCAACAGTTCAAGGCATAGTTGCTGGAATGGACGACGGCTTAGGTGGGATAGTTCATTTTACTTACTCTGCGAAGGACGAATCTTTGAAAACTTGTTCAGTCTTTAACTCGCAATTTACGCCACCACTTCACAGGATTCGCAGTGGGAAGTCTAGTCGGTGGGATTTTGTACAAACGAATTGGCGGATCTCGAACCCTTCAATTATACTCATTAGGAGCGTTAGTTTCGGCGTCTGCATATTTAATGCTACACTTGCTGTACCTGAAAGATGCAATGCCCAAAAaaggtaaatatttatttagtcGTCTGTTTTGTACGGACAATCGTTATGcttcaatgaattatttttttctacaggtAACCGAGAAGGCATTGAATACAAATGTCCAAACGATGCCGAAGACTCGAATctagatgaaaaagaaataacaatttgtcaataaaacgataaacataatgtaaatgaaattaatgGTTTTGATCGATGAATTATATAACAGGGTTGTCCGAGCTAATCCCACCAACTCTCAGACCGTACAACCTTCAATTAGTTTCTTTCGG is a genomic window containing:
- the LOC107224642 gene encoding major facilitator superfamily domain-containing protein 6 isoform X1, yielding MKMARFKLNYSQLPVKAHFFFFMAAMGPILPFLPVYGKQLGVSPVVMGSITAILPILFMIAKPMFGLLVDYFRSCRKVLFIALLTATSLAFMFLHFLPSLPGPILPEDHAFRGVSCSTMDACNFQEIEIPETCFSGRIINCNWTCSDSFSFTQPIYFAGDHRGNLSRSSTCLASKRVNVDYISSERQNETKIDCTTIENFDRDICNVTCERLEENLELSSCLYTSATFWGFVLLMSLGNIGFNISNCVSDAICFDVLGDDGQMGYGRQRVWGTIGFGVAAFLAGFAVDAWSQGQTKVYTPAFILIFIFTCLDLACCVKLELPIMSKSENILNDVWKLLRHKPIAIFLCFATLAGILDSFVIYFLFWYVEDLAETTGDMGQIKLIEGLIVAAETLGGEVIFFSLSGAILKKIGFGYSFVFCFCCYSLRLGLISLAPTPWWILPIEFFMQGPTYALCYTTIVAYASVVSPPGTSATVQGIVAGMDDGLGFAVGSLVGGILYKRIGGSRTLQLYSLGALVSASAYLMLHLLYLKDAMPKKGNREGIEYKCPNDAEDSNLDEKEITICQ
- the LOC107224642 gene encoding major facilitator superfamily domain-containing protein 6 isoform X2; the protein is MARFKLNYSQLPVKAHFFFFMAAMGPILPFLPVYGKQLGVSPVVMGSITAILPILFMIAKPMFGLLVDYFRSCRKVLFIALLTATSLAFMFLHFLPSLPGPILPEDHAFRGVSCSTMDACNFQEIEIPETCFSGRIINCNWTCSDSFSFTQPIYFAGDHRGNLSRSSTCLASKRVNVDYISSERQNETKIDCTTIENFDRDICNVTCERLEENLELSSCLYTSATFWGFVLLMSLGNIGFNISNCVSDAICFDVLGDDGQMGYGRQRVWGTIGFGVAAFLAGFAVDAWSQGQTKVYTPAFILIFIFTCLDLACCVKLELPIMSKSENILNDVWKLLRHKPIAIFLCFATLAGILDSFVIYFLFWYVEDLAETTGDMGQIKLIEGLIVAAETLGGEVIFFSLSGAILKKIGFGYSFVFCFCCYSLRLGLISLAPTPWWILPIEFFMQGPTYALCYTTIVAYASVVSPPGTSATVQGIVAGMDDGLGFAVGSLVGGILYKRIGGSRTLQLYSLGALVSASAYLMLHLLYLKDAMPKKGNREGIEYKCPNDAEDSNLDEKEITICQ